CGAGGGGCTGAGACACGTGTGGAGCCTTTGCGAGTCCCGCCGAAGACATTGGCCAATGTCACAGTCATTCACATGGTCTTCCTGACTAACAGAACGGGGCTTACGCCCTCGTGATCCCACCTTTTTCATATAAATTCTACTAAAAAGTAACAACATATTTTTGAGCGGTTTATGCATGGCCTTTCATTCGTGTATCAATACTTAATACACTAGTAAAATGCTCTTATATTTGTCTTGTGACTCCGTCTTGGAATAAAGGATTGGGGTTTTCACAAGATGGTTAAGAGAAGAGTTTTAGAAATACGAATGATCCTCTCAGCAATCATGCAAAGAATTTGAGCTTTCAAACCATCCAAATAGAATAGAAATGAGCTCTAGTTATAGTGATACTATGCTTGTTCATATGATACACACCCCACATCATCTCAAAGTTTGGTTTCGAatccgaaaaaaaaagggaattaggaaatatttttttggacaACCCTTTGATGATTCACTATGGATATTAGATAGCATTGCATGTTCTGCAAATTAGAGGCACATCGAAACAGATGAATTGAAAATCCTAGAAATATGGTGGAATATGTGGACTGAATGTTTTATATAAACACCAAACCAAAGAGGAAGACCTGCCATAAACCCTTAtaactatcatttttttaattgtctgGTTAAACACCCTTCTTTTCACGGTGAGAGTTGAGATACATATCAGAACAATACACAACGGGCTAAGTAAGGAGACACAAATCAGAACAATATATACAAGTGATATGCAAAAGTGGGGAAGAAAACAGAGATTTGCACAAATGTGTATGCATCCCAAACATGATGAACAAGCTGaaaatttcttcttttccttttacagCATGTTTGCAGTAGGAAAAGATTGAACTGAAAACATGGTATACTACTCGGCACATTAAACATTAGGGGCGACAAAGTGGGGGAATCTGTCTCCACTTCCCTTATTTGCCGAAGGAAAATGAGACCCACCTCCTGGTATATATACAgtcaataacattttttatggcTTGTTTGCTAAGAAGACAATATCCTCattacaattataaaaatattgttcaCACTCAAAAACTATGCATTTCCTTATAAAGCTAGTAAACAGAAATGAAAGATCAGAAGAAGCACAACTGTATCAGAAATCTACACTCTCAGTACATTATACATAGAGAACTCTCAATTTCGTTGGTCTTCTAGCCATCCTTGGAGGATGTAGATTTTGGAGCAGTGGTTGTTAACCACAGCAAGCTCCTCTGCACTTTCTGAAACAGCGACTTTGATCGTGTATTACACAAAGTGAAAGCAATTGCATCCAAATACCAATCACCTCGCCCCTTAAAACCCACAACACAGCCTCCATCTATCGAAAAAGTGAATAGAGTCCCTTCTTCAACTCCATATGGTCCAAAGGTTCTGTGGTTGCTCTTGAATGTCAATGACCGAATCACGGGGGTGCCTCCGCGAACAACTGGACAGTAGTGGCCGCTCACACTGACCAAGAACTCATCTGGGAATTGCAGCTTAATCTAGGATACATGAAAAAACCGaacacttttttatatttgtttggaATTTGATGAAATGGTGAAGCAAAGAGAAGTTTACCTCAGCTGTTTTGTTACCTCCAACTCCTCCATGTTTTTCAGCTGTGAAAGGCTTGCCATTCCTATCATAAACCACCTGAATTGAGTCTATGCAATGGCCATAAACAAGTTTGATTTCTCTCACCCCTGTGAAGATTCCATCATCCCAGCTATTTCCACCGTTGCCTCCCCATGGTCCCACTATTACATTCTTCTTCCTACTTTTTCCTTCCTACAAAAAATCTATTACCCTATTGGTTtaactatgaagaaacatatatagaacataagcatacCTACACAACGATGGAAATTTAACAACAGCATATGCTAAACAGGCGATTTTCTACATCATGTATTTGGACAGGACGACTAGTTCTACAGCCCAAtattaaagaacaaaaaatattataaaattataaacgaCAGGGATTCATTGTGTTCTTTACCATAAGGCAACTTCCAAAGGGCAACTACCAAAGGGGGCGTGTACAAGATATTGGAAGAAACATCAATACGTTATGATAGCGCAGCTACTGATTGGAATGCAAAATGATGTTTATATAAGCAACAAATTAGTGACAATTGAACAATTTTAGAAGAATATCACTTTTGCTTTTCAATAAGCATATTAAGGAATTATACTAGACGAATCAGAACTACACATATCAAATCGCTCATTTCCGATTATAATTTGCAATATATTAGCTGGCCACCATTGTGAGCATGACAGATTCTCACGGGTTATATTCGatcaagttaaaaatatattgtgttCCTATAAACAAAGTATCCACTGAACCATAATTTGATATAACAGTAATCAAAAGGGGGAAAAAGAAAACGAATAAATTCCACAGTACAACTTTCTTTAAACAATTTTCTGTCAATCATTTGTAAATAAGTCTTCATGTCTCCATTTCATGTTGATGAGAATTCCAGCACAATCTAAGATTAGTAATTTGACACTCCAATGTTGTATACTCACTCTTCAACCAATTATACCACGTAGAAGTCCTTTGGTCTTCACttacttcaatgtcttcaaacTTCACATCATTTAGGTCTTCAAACTTGACATCCTTCAGAAAGTGCCGCCAACATTTATTTTTGGAAGAACTATATATGCAACAGATTGGGTCCTCGCCTTTGTTCTTTATCATTTCATACACTAGCTGCAATTGTCATTTTTCCAGTTGATAATATCTTGCTTCATCATTGATGACATATTTAAATTCAACATGAATGTATGTATGAATTGGaaacagaaaacaaacaaacaaacatatcTCTGGGAATTTACTTTCGGTGGGAGAAATTATAGATAGAGTCACTGGGTGCAATTTCCATAACAAACTATTCAGAGCATCATCAATACATGCTGATGAATTGATAATTTCACGGCCGAGGTCAGGCACTTGAGGCAATGTGACATTGTTCAAATCTTCATGAATAACAATATTCTGGATCAAGCAACCgggtaatgaaaaataaatgaggCTACAGAGTGCTTTAGAAATGGAAATCCATCAAAGAAGACAACCAAATATGACTAGAATGTTAAAAGAAAAGTACCTTATTAGAATAGAGAACCAATTTAAAATCCTTGATGATTGAACTTTTGAATGAATGGTGTCATCCTAATCCAAATCTTGTCGCCATGTCCAACAACTGTATGTTCAGATTTAGGTACAAAAGAAAGCTTGGCGATCGGAAAGGGTGAATCTCAACCCAGGGCATAGTCTCACCCTTGCACACAAAAGACACAAGTGTTAGCTCGATTGGCAAGTACACCAATTTGTCCAAGTAGTAATTAAAATGCCTATTCTAGGCCTCCTACTGTgtaattctataaaaaaatacactccAAAACATTGTAAATTAGTTAACTTTAGCAtctattgaacaaaaactcaaaaGAAGTTAAATTCCTAATGTTTTAacacaaaagaaacaataaaaaagagaaaaattagataattgctatgtgatttaaatattcaaattacgTAAGCATATCAATTATCAACAAGATTAGGAGCCTCTACTAAAAAACACTCAATTTCTTGCATCCTTTTAAAGTGAACTTCTCAAGATGAGGATTTGAAATAATAATGATTCTACTCTTATTGTTGGACATACTTAAACCCACTTTTTCAAGTAAGGGAAAATTGGAGAACTGATTTTCACAAAAATCACAAGTCACTTGGGTATGCTCCAGTGTCAACCTTTTCAGAGACGTGCACCCCTCCAAACTAACCTTGCAGGGACTTGTTTTCTTGCCACAATACCAAAATGTGTCAAGATTTGGAGCACTGATCTCAACCTTCTTCAATTGATAGCAGTAGTGGATTTCTGCCCTTTTGAGTCGAATGAGATTTGAAACATGCAAATGCTTCAAACCGGAGCACTTTATGATTCTTAAATCCTCAATTGAATGACAGCTGGAAATAAGATTTTGAATAAAGTTCTCAACCAAGGGAATTTTGCGCAGATAAAGCTTCTGAAGATAAGGGAGCATTATATTATTGCAAGTTCCCAGTTTGCAACCACTTAACCTTATGCCAGTCAATGTTTTGGAAGACAAGACAGTTTGTGGTAAAGTATAGCACTCACCATTCTTGATGCCAACATGGAGATCTAGTTCTTTGATGTTTCTGTAGAAAGCAATAGTTAGCCAAAGTTCCAGACATGGGGTATCTTCTAATAAGTCAAAGGAGGTCATGTGCAACACCGATTTCcgtatttgcattttttttgcaTTGCGGATAAGTAGAGaattagatacataatttctaAACATCATCTCCTTATTACTGCTATCTTCAGGTCCAATTTTTGCAGCAAACTTTCTTTCATCGaaaatcaaaacagaaaaagaatgcCACAATTCTCTCCATCTCTTGGACAAAACACTGGTTCGGATTGCAATGTTCACGAAGGTGAGATAGAATGTGATGGATGACGTGATCAGGAAACAGCGAAATACGATCCATGGATTCATCAACAATTGGGTCCATTTGATctgaatctttttctttttcgttttcttTTTCCAACAAGCTTCATACTTTTCATACCAAAAAATACAGATTATGACCGATTTAACGTTCATTTTGTTTGACTAGCTAGAAACACGAAAAGGCAATTCATTGAGATTAAGACGATAATCACTAACAAGTCACTACTTAAGACACATAAGAACAAGAGATGGCAAAAAATCAACGCGTCTCAAGACActctaagaaaaagaaagttaaagAATAAGggttaacataaaaaattccATGAGATGAAAATGAattcaatatataaaacaaaaaggtGCCGGATTGAAGGAATTAGATGAAATGAAATTTAGGAAATGGGGAAAGAAAGAAGGCTATTAGGCATACGCATAGGCATAGGGTAACGAAGCGGAACGTTAAACAGAGAAAATTAGTTTGATTGCGGGTAACGAAGCGAAACGTTAAACATGACCATGGCAGAGATTACGTGATCGCagggttttcatttttcaaaacgGAGGTGTcacagagaaagaaagaaagaacgaACGAAGGGGTTTTAAGGAAATCGTAGTAGCAGCAGCAGCAAAACATAGTGCGCTCTGTATTGGGCTACTTAATGGGCCCATACATGGGCCGAAGCAAGgtttaaaagaaaagttgaagGAATTTTAAATATGCTAATTAAATTTAGAGTTTATTTGTCATCCAATCAACTTTTGAACTCTTGCGTATCatattaattaacatatttGTGAGAATTATGAAGTAGTTCAATACAACTTTCCTTTTGAACGATAgtgtataaaaatttattgttgatAACTTTTTCGATAAcagaatctattttttttaaagtatttatcatatatgttaatttataattaaat
The nucleotide sequence above comes from Glycine soja cultivar W05 chromosome 11, ASM419377v2, whole genome shotgun sequence. Encoded proteins:
- the LOC114374627 gene encoding jacalin-related lectin 19-like, which encodes MEGKSRKKNVIVGPWGGNGGNSWDDGIFTGVREIKLVYGHCIDSIQVVYDRNGKPFTAEKHGGVGGNKTAEIKLQFPDEFLVSVSGHYCPVVRGGTPVIRSLTFKSNHRTFGPYGVEEGTLFTFSIDGGCVVGFKGRGDWYLDAIAFTLCNTRSKSLFQKVQRSLLWLTTTAPKSTSSKDG